The Actinocorallia herbida DNA window GGCCCGGGGCCCGTCGGGGCCGCCGTAGGCGTCGGCGGCGCCGAGCCACGCGTCGTCGACCGCGACGGTCCAGGGCGCGGAGGAGGGGGGCTGGGCGGCGATCGTGTGCCCGGCATGGTGAAGGGTCCGCGGCAAGAGGACGTCGAAGAGGTCGCTCAGGCGGTCCGGGGCGAGGAGCAGCATCGGGACGGCGTGCTCGAACTGCCCGGCCATGGGCGGGATGGTGAAGGCGAGGCGCTGGATCATCGGGGAGGGGTCGTCTCCGTCGGGGGGTTCACGGGCGCGGGGCCGCCTGGAGATCGGTGAGCAGGGCCTCCTGGCCCGCCGCGAGCTCGGTGAGGACCCGGCGGGCGGCGCGCATCAGGTCCGACACGTCGGGCCCGGCGAGTTCGTAGACGACGCTCGATCCCTCCCGGTTCGCCCGGACGATCCTGTGGCGGCGCAGGACGGCGAGCTGCTGGGAGAGGCTCGACGCCTCGACGCCGATGTCGGCGAGCAGGTCGTGGACCGAGGTGGGGCGCTCGCAGAGCAGCTCCAGCACCCGGATGCGCACGGGATGTCCGAGCATGCGAAAGAACTCGGCCTTGGCCTGGTACAGCGGCACCGGCATGCGTTCGTCCTCCCGTGCCCCGCGTGACTGTAGTGACTTGAAGATATCTTCAAGTCGAAGAGTAAGAATCTCACCATATCCGCCGAGTACGGCGCCGGGATATGGCCTAACCGGGGGGTTTCCGGGTCGGTGAGGACAGCGCTCAGGCCCCCGGAGGGGTCTCTCCGCGCAGGTCCTGGAGCAGGTCGGCCTGCCCGGCGAGCACCTCGGTCAGGATCCGGCGGGCCACCGCGAGCAGCTCGGCGACCTGCGGGTCGGCGAGCGCGTACCGCACGCTCGTGCCCTCCCGGCGCCCCACCACGAGCCCCACCCGCCGCAGCACCGCAAGGTGCTGGGACAGCTGCGCGGGCTCCATTCCGACCTCTCGCGCCAGCTCCGCCACCGCGTGCTCCCGCACGCTCAGCAGCTCGAGCACCCTGATCCGCGCCGGATGCCCGAGCGTCCGGAAGAACTCGGCCTTCCGCTGGTACAGCGGCGCCCTGACGACGGGCCCGCGCCCCGCGCTCCCCGTCATATGCCGCGCCCCCATGCTCCCCGACATGCCCGAACAGCCCCCGACCCTATCCCGCCCGCCTTTCGCCCTTACCTTCCCCGTCACCCCTGCGCGGCCCCCGAGACCACGAAGGGCGACGGAGGACAAGGGCGCCCCTGGACGTGTGGAGGAGGGCGCCGCACCGTCGGAGAGGTAAGGGGCCGGAGCCAAGGCCACCGGCCCGGGTCGGCGTCGCGCAATCCACGTAAGCGAAGTGCGCGGTACGCGTGCGCTGTGCGGTGGGGAAGGCGCCTCGGGAGCCGAGGGCCGGCCGTGCGCGCGGGGTCCCGGGACCGGTGACGTGGGCGGTCAAGCGCGGAGCTTGAGGGTGTGCGCGACGAGCGCGGTGGCGTGGCCGTGGCCCATGCCGTGCTCGGCCTTCAGCCAGGAGACGAGCTCGCCGTGGCGGGCGGGCGTGCGGGCGCCGATGAGCTCGAGCCAGTGGGCGACGGGCTTGCCGTACTTCTTCTCGATCGACGGGAAGTAGCTCGCGGGGCCCTTCACTGAAGCGTCCATGCGGGTGGTTCCTCCTTGTTCCCGGGTGTTCTTCTCGCCCTTTCGACGCGCGAACGATGTGACAGGGAATGCGGGGCGTCAGCGGGGCCGGGGGACGGGTCCGCCCGCGCGCCGGGGGCGGAAAGGGGTGCGGTGGAGCGCAGGAGGGAGGTCGGCGAAGACGAGGTGACGGGTGGGGAGGGGGATCTCGATGTGCTCGGCGCGGAAGCGGGTGTGGAGGCGCTTGAGGAACTCGTGCTTGACCAGGAACTGGTCGTTGAACTCGCGGGCGCGCAGGACGACGGTGAAGTCGATGCTGTGCTCGCCGAAGGTGTGGAAGCGCACGAGGGAGTCGTAGCCGGGGATGCCCCCCTCGACCTCGCCCATCACCTCGGCGGCGACCTCCAGGGTGACGCGTTCGACGTGGTCGAGGTCGCTGTGGTAGCCGACCTTGGCCTGGAGGAGGAGGTCCATCTCCTGTCCCGGCTGGTGGAAGTTGGTGAGGATCGCGTCGGCGAACTTGGCGTTCGGCACGATGACGAGGTTGTCGGTGAGGGTCCTTATGGTCGTCTTGCGCCAGTTGATGTCGACGACGTTGCCCTCCTGGCCCGTGCTGAGCTGCACGAAGTCGCCCGGCTCGATCGTCTTGGACGCCAGGATGTGCACGCCCGCGAAGAGGTTGGCGAGGGTGTCCTGAAGGGCGAGCGCGACGGCCAGGCCGCCGACGCCCAGCGCGGTGAGCATCGGGGTGATCGACACGCCGAGGCTCTGGAGCAGCACGAGCGTCCCGATGACGAGGACGACCGCCCGGCTGATGTTCGCGAAGATCGTCACGGATTGGGCGACGCCGGACCGGGCGAGCGCGATCGCGCTGGCGAGCCCGCCGGCGAGTCGCGCGGTGGCGAGCGACACCGCGAGGATGAGCACCGCGATGAGGGTCTGCCCGATGGTCCGCTGGACGCCCGGGGGGAACCGGAGGAGGAGCACGCCGATCCACACGCCGCCCGCGAGGCACGCGATGATCGCCAGATCGGACATGAGCCGCACCACGAGGTCGTCCCACGCCCAGCGGGTGCCCGCCGCGCGCGGCGACAGCACCCGCATCAGCAGTCTGAGTCCGAGCCCCACCACGAGCATCCCGGCGACGGCGGTCGCCGCGAGCAACAGTCGATCCCAGGTGAGCGCTTCGGGCACCGTGCTCCGTTCTGCGGGCGGACATGACTCGTCGAGCCCGATGGTAGGCCGCGGCCTACGCGGGAGGCGCCGCGAAAGTGCGGTGACCTGCGGCAGGGATCATGACTGTATCCGTCAGGACACATGCGGTAGTCGTGATCAGGTGAGACCTTGGGGGATGATGGGGAACGTGAGGTGGCGGTCGGTGGCGGCGATGTCGCGGAGACGGGTGAGGCCGGTATGGAGATCGGTGTGGCGGGTGTACAGCGGGGCGAAGCCGAGGCGCAGGCGTTCCGGCGGGCGGTGGTCGGGCACGACGCGCTCGGCCTTGAGCGCCTGGCACAGCTGCCAGGCGGCGGGGTGGTGCAGCGAGAGATGGGAGCCGCGGCGGGCGGGATCGCGCGGGGTGGCGACCCGGAAGCCGAGCGGGGTCAGCCAGGCGTCGGCGAGGCGCAGGGCGTAGTCGGTCAGGGTGCGCGCCTTGGCGGCGACCGGCCCGATGCCCGCGCGGGCGGTGATCCGGGCGCCTTCCAGCGCGGCGAGGCCGGAGAGCATCGGGGGCGTGCCGACCAGGAACCTGTCTATGGTGGGCGGCGGCCGGTAGTCGGGGCCCATCGCGAATTGGTCGGTCTGGCCGAACCAGCCCCGGATCGGCTGGACGAGCACGTCCTGGAGGTCGCGCCTGACGTAGAGGAACGCGGGCGCGCCGGGGCCGCCGTTCAGGTACTTGTAGGTGCAGCCGACGGCGAGGTCGGCGTCGGCGGCGGTCAGCCCGATCTCGACGGCCCCGGCCGAATGGCACAGGTCCCAGAGCACCAGTGCGCCGTGCCGGTGGGCCGCGGCGGTCACCGCGGGCAGGTCGGCGAGCGCGCCGGAGCGGTAGGCGACGTGGGAGAGGCAGACCAGGGCGACGCGGTCGTCCAGGGCGGCCTCGACGTCCTCGGTCCGCAGGCCCTCGTCGATGTCGGCGCCGACCCGGCGCACTTCGAGGCCGCGCGCGGCGGCGATGCCTTCGAGGATGTACCGGTCGGTGGGGAAGTTGTCGTCGTCGGTGACGATGACGTCGCGGCCCGGTCTGGCGTCGAGCGCGGCCACGGCGAGCTTGTAGAGGTTGACGCTGGTCGAGTCCGAGAGCACGACCTCGCCGGGCTCCGCGCCGAGCACGCCGGCGAGCACGTCGCCCGCCTCGCGTCCGACGGGCAGCCACGCGTGCCAGCCGTCGATCAGGTCGCCTCCCCAGGCGTCGACGGCCTGGCGCAGCGTCTCCCGGGTGGCCTTCGGCAGCCGTCCTAGGGAGTTGCCGTCGAGGTAGACGGTGTCGGGATCGGTGATGACGAAGTCGTCGCGGAAGCCGGCGAGGGGGTCCGCCGCGTCCAGCGCGCGCGCTTCGGCGAGAAAGGGGTCGAGCACGGTGCTCACCGTACAAGCAGGTCGTTCGCGGTAGGAAGCACGCGCAGCGCCGCGCCGGTACTCCGGGAGGGCTGCTCGAGCCGTCGCCGCTGGTCACTGGCAGGATCGTGCTGGAGGACGCGGTGCGGACGGGGTGCGGAGCGCTCCTCGGCGACCCCGAGGGGCGGACCACGGTCCTGGCCCGTCCGTGATCCGGACGGGTGGCGAACCATGGCGAAAGAAGGCGCGATGTCGGAGAAGATGGACTTCCTCGAGGTGCTGCACCTGGAGCGGATCGAGGACGATCTCTTCCGCGGGCGCTGCCACCAGGGCGCGCCGCAGCGGGCGTTCGGCGGCCAGGTCGCCGCGCAGGCCCTCGTCGCCGCGGGCCGCACCGTCCCGGCGGACCGGACCGTGCACTCCCTGCACAGCTACTTCATCCGCGCCGGCCGCGCCGACAGCCCGATCGTCTACGGCGTCGACCGCACCCGCGACGGGGCCTCCTTCACCACCCGCCGTGTCGTGGCCATCCAGAACGGCAAGACGATCTTCAGCCTCTCGGCGTCCTTCCACGCCCCGGAACCCGGCCTCGACCACCAGTCGGCGACCCCCACCGCGCCGCCCCCCGAGGAATCCGCCCCCGCCCCCGACCGCTGGTCCTTCTTCACCGACGCCATCGAGATCCGCCTCGCCACCGAATCCGCCGAGGAGACCGCCCCCCGCCGTCAGATGTGGGTCCGCGCCCGCGACCCCCTGGGCCCCGACCCCCTCCTCAACGCCTGCGCCCTCACCTACATCTCCGACATCGGCCTCGCCGGCACCATCCCCCTGGGCCGCCACCCCGAAGGCACCCCCCTCCTCCTCACCTCCCTGGACCACGCCCTCTGGTTCCACCGCCCCTTCACCCTCGACACCTGGCTCCTCTTCGACACCTCGAGCCCCACCCTCACCCCCACCCGAGGTCTGGCCCACGGCACCTTCCACACCCGGTCCGGCACCCTCGTAGCCTCCGTGACCCAAGAAGCCCTCCTCCGCCCCCACCACCCCTGACCCGCCCCACGAAGAGCGCATCCCGACCGCGCAGGTCCGACACCGAGCCCAAGAGAACACCCGCCCGCCGGGAACACCCGGGCCTGAGAAGCGCGCCACCGGCGTCCCACGAGACACTCTTGCGGGATGCGCGACGTGAACGCCGAACCGGTCCAAGTGTCGGGCGCATCCCCAGGTGGGCCGTGTGCGCGGGTCGGCACGGACGCCGTCGACGTTCCGCTCGGTGACTCGAGCGCGCGCGGGGGCACCCGCATGCGCGCCAGGATGCACCCGGGCAGGGCCTCGGTGACTCGCGCGCGGGGAGCACCCATGGCCGTGCCCTCTTCTACGACGACAGGAGGAGGGAACTCGCGCGCGTGGGGAACGCCTGCGCATGGGAGTGCGTCGCCTTCGTTCCGCGGGACGCTCTTGAGGGGCGCGCGACGTGAGCGCCGAGCGGGGGTGTGTCGGGAACGTCCTTATGCGCGCGGTGTGTGCGGTCGGCACGGACGCCGTCGACGTTCGGCTCGGTAACTCGAGCGCGGGGAGCACCTGAACGAGCGACCGGTGTCCACGCTCAGAGCGGTCGGGGACCCGCGCGCGGGGAACGTCCGCGCATGACAAGCGCGCCACCTGCGGCCTGCGGGGCACTCCTGTGGGGCACTCCGGTGGGGTGCAGGCCGTAGGTGGCCTGCGGTGTACTCCTGTGGGGCACTGCTGTGGGGTGCAGGCTGCAGGTGGCCTGCGGGGCACTCCGGTGGGGCGCGCGCGACGTGAACGCCGAACCGGGTGCCCGGGTGCCGGGAACGTCCTCGGGCGCGCGGTGAGTTCCCGTCGGCGCGGATGCCGTGGTGTTCTGCTCGGGACCCGCGCGCCGGGGGCGTCACGTCGCTGGATCCTGGGCGGCCTTCCGCCGGGGAACACCCCGAGGGCGCAGGGGGCACGATCGCTCGGCCGGTACCCGGGGCGTCACGACGGGAACTCCCACGCAGGCGCGGGGCCGCCCGATCCAGGCTGGGCGGCCGCTGACGGCCCGGGGAGCATCCTCGGGAGTGCGGGGAGCACGAGGCGGCCTGGACCGCGATGATCTGGGTGAGGACAGCGTCCCCGCGTCAGCGGGGCGCATGCGCACGACGCGTTCCTTCGCGATGGCCGGCGGGGAGCACCCGCGTGCGTCGAGGGCGGCTGAACGCGTCCGCTGAGGGCGCTCCGCGGATGGGACGCCCCCGAGTCCGCGGGGAGCACGCTCGACCCGACTGGCATCATCACCAGCGCTGGGGATCACCCCCGCGTGCGCGGGGAGCGCACCGGGACGGCCTGCTGTCCGAAGGTCGTCGAGGGACCACCCCCGCGTCCGCGGGGAGCACCAGGACGCCTCCTGGCCGTACCGGACGTAGGCGGGAACGCCCCGCAGGTGGAGGGCGGAGGAGTTGACCTGGGGGTTTGTCGGGTAAGGGTGCTTTTCGTTGCCTGTGCGGTTTGGTTGTTCCGGGTCGGGGTGGTCGGGGGCTTGGGTTTGCGGTGTCGGGGCCGTAGGACGGTGCCGGGCCGCCTTCGGGGGCGGCCCGGAGGGGGTCAGAGGGCTAGGAGACGGGTGGTGAGGTCGGTTTCGTCGAGGCGGGTGCTTCGGCCGTCGGCGAGGACGGGGGTGCCGGCGACGAGGACGGTGTCGACGAGGCGGGGGGTCGCGGTGGTGAGGAGGGAGGAGGACGGGTCGCGGACGGGGAGGACGGCGAAGTCGCGGGAGAAGCGGAGGAGGGTGAGGTCGGCGGGGGCGCCCAGGGTGACGCCGCCGGAGGAGGCCGGTAGCCCGAGTGCACGGTTGGCGCCGGAGAAGGCGAGGTCCAGCATCTCCGGGGCGGGCAGCAGGTCGGCCCTGCGGTGGAAGGCCCGCTGCACGTAGGAGCCCATCCGGAGCGACTCCAGCATGTCCTGGGTGTCGTTGCTGGCCGCGCCGTCGACGCCGAGGCCGACGCCGAGGCCCGCCGAGAGCATCGCAGGGACGGGTGCGACGCCGCTGCCCAGGCGCATGTTCGACACCGGGTTGTAGGAGACCGCGACCCCGCGCGCGGCGAGCTTCGCCATCCCCGCGGGAGACAGCTCGACGCAGTGGACGGCGAGGAGCCTGTCCCACAGGAAGCCCGACGCCTCCAGGAAGTCGACGGCGCCGAGCCCCGTGTGCGCGCGGCACATGTCGTCGTCGGTGGTGGTCTCCAGGAGGTGGATCGAGACGGTCATGTCCCGGGCCTCGGCGAACTCCCGGACGACGGCCATGCCCTCGGGCGTCAGGCAGCGGGGGTTCGGCACGGCGAGGGCCATCGTGATGCGCCCGTCGCCCTTGGCCGCGCGGGCCGCGAGCGCGTCGGTGTGCGCGAGCGCCTCCTCCAGAGGCTGGACGAGCCGGGGGTCGGACCCCCATTTGCGCGTCGCGTCCACCCGGTCGGTGACGCCCCGCCCGAACACCGCGCGGATGCCGACGTCCTCCAGGGCCTGCATGACGGCGTCGTGCAGCTCCGACGAGGGCGACGGCCACATGTGCTCGACCAGGGTCGTCGTCCCGCTGCGCAGCGCCTCCAGCGCCCCCGACGCGGCGGCGAGGTACGCCTGTTCGGGGGTGAGCGCGACGGTGTCCTCGGCCACCGACAGGAGCCAGGTCAGCAGGGGCAGCCCCTCGCCCACACCCCGCATGAGCGTCTGCTGGAGGTGCGTGTGGGTGTTGACGAATCCCGGGACGACGTGCGCGCCTGACCCGTCGATCCCGGACGTTCCCGGCACATGGTCCCGGATCGCGGTGACGACCCCGTCGGTGAACAGGACGTCCTGGTGGGGGATCCAGGCGCCGCCGGTGTAGACGGTGGCGTCGACGACGGCGCCCGGGGAGGTCTGGTCGGTCACTGCACGCCGATCTCGTGGTCGGTGAACTCGTCGGTGAAGAAGTCCGCGGGCTCGAGGTCGGCGGGCACCTCGACCCCGGCGCCCTTGAGCACGGGGGCGAGCATCGCGACCTGGTCCTTGACGCGTTCGGCGTCGTAGGTGCCGAGGGAGCCGTCGGCCTCGTTGGCGAGCAGGCCCTCGTCCTTCAGGAGCTTGGCGCTGTAGGCGGCCTCGCCCTCGCTGTAGGGGCTGAAGGAGATGACGTCGGCGACCATGTCCGTGATCACCTTGTTCACCGCGTCGGGGGAGGTGATGTAGTCGACGCCGCTCCGCTGGATGATCGGGACGAGCTTCTCCAGGCAGGGGGACAGCTCTTCGAGCTTGTCGGCGCGCGCGGAGACGTTGGCCGCGTAGGTGTCGTAGCCGGCGTCCTTGAGGAGCTGGTAGGAGACGGGCTTGTTCCAGGCGGGCGTCTGCTTCTCGAAGGTGTAGGGCTCGGAGTTGGCGTAGCCCTGGAGGGCGATGTCGGGGCGGCCGGCGAAGCGCGCGGGCGAGCCGTCGTAGCTCTCGTCGATCTGCGACTTCTTCAGCAGGCCCTGGGCGACGAGCCACGCCGGGTAGTACTGGCCCTTGGAGACGACGACCGCCGCGTCGGACTTCCCGATGTCGCCGATGGTCTTCCACTCGGGGAACGTGGCGGGGTCCCAGAGCAGGATCGCGGGGCTGTGCGACAGCAGCGGGGTCACGCCGACGACGCGCTGCTCGCCGGAGGCCGCGACGAGCTGGTCGCCGTGGACGAGGCCGAGGGTGATGTCGTCGTCCACGTACATCTGGGACGGGACGGACTGGAAGCCGATGGCCGGGCCGCCCGCGCGGAGTTCGAGGTCGACGCCGGTGTCCTTGCCCTGGGCGACGAGGGAGGCGGAGATCGACTTCTTGTCGGCGTCGACCTTCGCGTCGGGGCCGAGCAGGCCGAACATCGCGCCCATGTCGGACTGCGGCTGCCACTGGAGCTGGACGACCACCTTCGCGGGGCAGGCGCCGGCGAGGTTCTGCGCCTCGGGGGCGGCCTCCAGGGCCACCGCGGGGGCGTCGTCCGCGGTCTCGTCCGCGCCGCAGGCGGTGAGCGCCAGCGCACCGACCGCGCCGGCCGCCAGCATCGCCGTGAACCTCTTCATCATGTGCAGCTCGCTCTCTGGACAACCCTCGGGAATGGGGTTGGTGTCTGGGGAGTGATTGCATGTAAACATGAGTTTGTGTCGGCACCGTTAAATAGCGGTTCAGGAGAAAGATCCCTTGATGCCGCACGTGATCGTAACCTCGTGTTACCTGGACGACATATCTAGCGCGCAGGCTTACGCATGGAGTCGGCGATTACATGTAACTGCTGACTCCGCCGGACCGGGCGCCCGCCGTACCGCCGGCCCCGTACCGAGCAGAAAGGGCCGCCCATGTTCGCGGTGCCCGTCCTTGACGTCAGCCCGTATCTCGTCCCCGGCGCCCACGCGGGCAACGACCCCGCGTGCGCCCGCGTCGCCGCCGACCTCGACCGCGCCTGCCGGGAGGTCGGCTTCCTCCAGATCACCGGCCACGGCGTGCCCGAGGAGTCGACCGACGGCCTGGCCGCCGCCCTCGACGCGTTCTTCGGCCGCCCGCTGGACGCCAAGAAGGCGCACCGGCGCCCCGGGGAGAACCGCGGTTACGCGCCCCCTAAGTCGGAGTCGCTGAGCCGCAGCCTCGGCATCGAGACGGCGATGAACGACTTCTACGAGTCCTTCACCGTCGGCAGCGAGCGGTCCTGGTACCCGGGCCTCGACCTGCCGGAGGCCAGCTACCCGGACAACACCTGGCCGGACGCCGTGCCGGACTTCCGGCCCGCCGTCGAAGCCTACTTCGCGCAGGTCACCGGCCTGTCCCGGGTGCTGCTGCGGATCTTCACCGACGCGCTCGGCCTTCCGCAGGGCCACTTCGACGCGCTGACGGGCCACTCCATCGACGTCCTGAAGATGAACAACTACGCGCTGCCCGAAGGCGAGGTCGCCGGGGAGGTCCTGGGGATGGGCGCGCACACGGACTTCGGAATCCTCACCGTCCTGTGGGCCGACCGGGTGCCCGGCCTTCAGGTCCTGGACACCGACGGCGTCTGGCATGACGTGCAGCCCGCCGAAGGCGCGTTCCTCGTCAACCTCGGCGACGCGATGGCCCG harbors:
- a CDS encoding nitrate ABC transporter substrate-binding protein → MMKRFTAMLAAGAVGALALTACGADETADDAPAVALEAAPEAQNLAGACPAKVVVQLQWQPQSDMGAMFGLLGPDAKVDADKKSISASLVAQGKDTGVDLELRAGGPAIGFQSVPSQMYVDDDITLGLVHGDQLVAASGEQRVVGVTPLLSHSPAILLWDPATFPEWKTIGDIGKSDAAVVVSKGQYYPAWLVAQGLLKKSQIDESYDGSPARFAGRPDIALQGYANSEPYTFEKQTPAWNKPVSYQLLKDAGYDTYAANVSARADKLEELSPCLEKLVPIIQRSGVDYITSPDAVNKVITDMVADVISFSPYSEGEAAYSAKLLKDEGLLANEADGSLGTYDAERVKDQVAMLAPVLKGAGVEVPADLEPADFFTDEFTDHEIGVQ
- a CDS encoding acyl-CoA thioesterase, whose amino-acid sequence is MSEKMDFLEVLHLERIEDDLFRGRCHQGAPQRAFGGQVAAQALVAAGRTVPADRTVHSLHSYFIRAGRADSPIVYGVDRTRDGASFTTRRVVAIQNGKTIFSLSASFHAPEPGLDHQSATPTAPPPEESAPAPDRWSFFTDAIEIRLATESAEETAPRRQMWVRARDPLGPDPLLNACALTYISDIGLAGTIPLGRHPEGTPLLLTSLDHALWFHRPFTLDTWLLFDTSSPTLTPTRGLAHGTFHTRSGTLVASVTQEALLRPHHP
- a CDS encoding ArsR/SmtB family transcription factor — protein: MTGSAGRGPVVRAPLYQRKAEFFRTLGHPARIRVLELLSVREHAVAELAREVGMEPAQLSQHLAVLRRVGLVVGRREGTSVRYALADPQVAELLAVARRILTEVLAGQADLLQDLRGETPPGA
- a CDS encoding amidohydrolase family protein, which codes for MTDQTSPGAVVDATVYTGGAWIPHQDVLFTDGVVTAIRDHVPGTSGIDGSGAHVVPGFVNTHTHLQQTLMRGVGEGLPLLTWLLSVAEDTVALTPEQAYLAAASGALEALRSGTTTLVEHMWPSPSSELHDAVMQALEDVGIRAVFGRGVTDRVDATRKWGSDPRLVQPLEEALAHTDALAARAAKGDGRITMALAVPNPRCLTPEGMAVVREFAEARDMTVSIHLLETTTDDDMCRAHTGLGAVDFLEASGFLWDRLLAVHCVELSPAGMAKLAARGVAVSYNPVSNMRLGSGVAPVPAMLSAGLGVGLGVDGAASNDTQDMLESLRMGSYVQRAFHRRADLLPAPEMLDLAFSGANRALGLPASSGGVTLGAPADLTLLRFSRDFAVLPVRDPSSSLLTTATPRLVDTVLVAGTPVLADGRSTRLDETDLTTRLLAL
- a CDS encoding ArsR/SmtB family transcription factor, whose product is MPVPLYQAKAEFFRMLGHPVRIRVLELLCERPTSVHDLLADIGVEASSLSQQLAVLRRHRIVRANREGSSVVYELAGPDVSDLMRAARRVLTELAAGQEALLTDLQAAPRP
- a CDS encoding DUF4287 domain-containing protein, which encodes MDASVKGPASYFPSIEKKYGKPVAHWLELIGARTPARHGELVSWLKAEHGMGHGHATALVAHTLKLRA
- a CDS encoding mechanosensitive ion channel family protein, with the protein product MPEALTWDRLLLAATAVAGMLVVGLGLRLLMRVLSPRAAGTRWAWDDLVVRLMSDLAIIACLAGGVWIGVLLLRFPPGVQRTIGQTLIAVLILAVSLATARLAGGLASAIALARSGVAQSVTIFANISRAVVLVIGTLVLLQSLGVSITPMLTALGVGGLAVALALQDTLANLFAGVHILASKTIEPGDFVQLSTGQEGNVVDINWRKTTIRTLTDNLVIVPNAKFADAILTNFHQPGQEMDLLLQAKVGYHSDLDHVERVTLEVAAEVMGEVEGGIPGYDSLVRFHTFGEHSIDFTVVLRAREFNDQFLVKHEFLKRLHTRFRAEHIEIPLPTRHLVFADLPPALHRTPFRPRRAGGPVPRPR
- a CDS encoding isopenicillin N synthase family dioxygenase, with translation MFAVPVLDVSPYLVPGAHAGNDPACARVAADLDRACREVGFLQITGHGVPEESTDGLAAALDAFFGRPLDAKKAHRRPGENRGYAPPKSESLSRSLGIETAMNDFYESFTVGSERSWYPGLDLPEASYPDNTWPDAVPDFRPAVEAYFAQVTGLSRVLLRIFTDALGLPQGHFDALTGHSIDVLKMNNYALPEGEVAGEVLGMGAHTDFGILTVLWADRVPGLQVLDTDGVWHDVQPAEGAFLVNLGDAMARWTNDRWRSTVHRVDPPVVDGTIVRRRSAAFFFDGDHDAVISTLPGCADAASPGYPPITVAENIAMKIAGLKGGALAAPDLREADRVRAAR
- the kynU gene encoding kynureninase; protein product: MLDPFLAEARALDAADPLAGFRDDFVITDPDTVYLDGNSLGRLPKATRETLRQAVDAWGGDLIDGWHAWLPVGREAGDVLAGVLGAEPGEVVLSDSTSVNLYKLAVAALDARPGRDVIVTDDDNFPTDRYILEGIAAARGLEVRRVGADIDEGLRTEDVEAALDDRVALVCLSHVAYRSGALADLPAVTAAAHRHGALVLWDLCHSAGAVEIGLTAADADLAVGCTYKYLNGGPGAPAFLYVRRDLQDVLVQPIRGWFGQTDQFAMGPDYRPPPTIDRFLVGTPPMLSGLAALEGARITARAGIGPVAAKARTLTDYALRLADAWLTPLGFRVATPRDPARRGSHLSLHHPAAWQLCQALKAERVVPDHRPPERLRLGFAPLYTRHTDLHTGLTRLRDIAATDRHLTFPIIPQGLT